One region of Vicinamibacteria bacterium genomic DNA includes:
- a CDS encoding pyridoxamine 5'-phosphate oxidase family protein → MTNAKLPDEIRAVMENGIPAQVGTCSLDGIPNATEISRVYYVDPHHVALSNQFFSKTVRNIRENPRACVNLNDVEASTSWILHLEFDHSETEGPTFDELDMQIEAIASMTGMSGIFKLKAADIFRVTSLQKIEYGSRS, encoded by the coding sequence ATGACGAACGCGAAGCTTCCCGACGAGATCCGAGCGGTGATGGAGAACGGGATCCCCGCGCAAGTGGGGACCTGCTCTTTGGACGGCATCCCCAACGCCACGGAGATCTCTCGGGTCTACTACGTCGACCCCCATCACGTCGCGCTGTCGAACCAGTTCTTCAGCAAGACGGTTCGCAACATCCGCGAGAATCCACGTGCTTGCGTCAACCTGAATGACGTTGAGGCTTCCACCAGCTGGATCCTGCACCTCGAGTTCGATCACTCGGAGACCGAAGGGCCCACCTTCGACGAGCTAGACATGCAGATCGAAGCCATTGCCTCGATGACAGGAATGTCGGGGATCTTCAAGCTCAAGGCCGCGGACATCTTTCGCGTGACCTCGCTGCAGAAGATCGAATACGGCTCCCGTTCCTGA